One window from the genome of Streptomyces sp. WZ-12 encodes:
- a CDS encoding RDD family protein: MDNRQAIGSWMSGPRAAAEDMGVDFGYRGQRLGLPEEGPGSIARVGRRFGALFIDWALCLLIAYGLLSGGKAQSTSNWALAVFAVMSVLTVGTIGCTPGKRLLGLRVVAEGGGRIGLLRVVLRTVLLVLVIPAVIWDRDGRGLHDRLGRAVQVRI; encoded by the coding sequence GTGGACAACAGGCAAGCAATCGGATCGTGGATGTCCGGGCCCCGGGCGGCGGCCGAGGACATGGGTGTCGACTTCGGGTACCGCGGGCAACGGCTCGGGTTGCCGGAGGAGGGCCCGGGCTCGATCGCGCGGGTCGGCCGGCGCTTCGGCGCGCTCTTCATCGACTGGGCGCTCTGCCTGCTCATCGCGTACGGGCTGCTCAGCGGCGGCAAGGCGCAGTCGACGAGCAACTGGGCGCTGGCGGTCTTCGCGGTGATGAGCGTGCTGACCGTCGGGACCATCGGCTGCACCCCCGGCAAGCGGTTGCTCGGGCTGCGGGTGGTCGCCGAGGGCGGCGGCCGGATCGGCCTGCTGCGGGTGGTGTTGCGGACGGTGCTGCTGGTGCTGGTGATCCCCGCGGTGATCTGGGACCGGGACGGCCGGGGCCTGCACGACCGACTCGGCCGCGCGGTCCAGGTACGGATCTGA
- a CDS encoding CarD family transcriptional regulator, giving the protein MTKPDAPKRHLPTSPFNAPVTPVPKHFAVGDQVTHDMYGLGRVTGIEDGIAALVDFGSTSMRILSPYHKMTKL; this is encoded by the coding sequence ATGACAAAGCCTGATGCACCGAAGCGTCATTTGCCCACCAGCCCCTTCAACGCCCCGGTCACGCCGGTTCCCAAGCACTTCGCTGTGGGCGACCAGGTCACACACGACATGTACGGCCTCGGCCGGGTAACCGGCATCGAGGACGGAATCGCGGCGCTCGTGGATTTCGGCTCGACGAGCATGCGGATCTTGAGCCCGTACCACAAGATGACCAAGCTGTAG
- a CDS encoding tetratricopeptide repeat protein: MAAQRAPNSRLREAINAIGCTYETLAKDVRRVAAENGEIVQTNKSAISHWVNGIRQPTGHTGQYLAEALSRRAGRTITQTEIGLRPADAEAPTESDPVLAATDLGRADVERRRFLAVAAFTTAGVAMPLAYDHEVTARMLRARTGTALVGVEDVDVVRQITTAFSAADERLGGGHGLTTVTAYLADTAAPMLHGRFPNEALRQAAFSAVAELAYLAGWKHHDLGQEGAAQRYYQVGYQLAYEADPHGHAAWMMRALAHQALSLKQSHHCVDLVEGALARGLGHVDGQTEALLHITHARAYAAIGEKPAAARALLAAEDALLRDDGPQPSYSRVSGPAAGTVASHTARTLTDLADHIGTEQQHRDALIRWDPQKYKRVHALTYADLGDSLAAQARADEAVAAWSQALTLMEGMTSDRTRKAITSLRSTLAVYQRRKVPGAAELARRAREALA, translated from the coding sequence GTGGCAGCGCAGAGAGCACCCAACTCCCGCCTGCGCGAGGCGATCAATGCGATCGGCTGCACCTACGAGACCCTGGCCAAGGACGTGCGACGCGTCGCCGCGGAAAACGGCGAGATCGTCCAGACCAACAAGTCGGCCATCTCCCACTGGGTAAACGGCATCCGCCAGCCCACCGGCCACACCGGCCAGTACCTCGCCGAAGCCCTGTCCCGCCGAGCAGGCCGCACCATCACCCAAACCGAGATCGGCCTGCGCCCAGCCGACGCCGAAGCGCCAACGGAATCGGATCCGGTCCTCGCCGCCACCGACCTCGGCCGCGCCGACGTCGAACGTCGCCGCTTCCTCGCGGTAGCCGCGTTCACCACTGCCGGCGTCGCCATGCCACTCGCCTACGACCATGAGGTCACCGCTCGCATGCTCCGCGCACGCACCGGCACGGCCCTGGTCGGAGTAGAGGACGTGGACGTCGTACGCCAGATCACCACCGCCTTCAGCGCGGCCGACGAACGCCTCGGTGGCGGCCACGGCCTGACCACCGTCACCGCCTACCTCGCCGACACCGCAGCCCCCATGCTCCACGGACGCTTCCCCAACGAAGCCTTACGCCAAGCCGCCTTCAGCGCCGTCGCCGAACTCGCCTACCTGGCCGGCTGGAAGCACCACGACCTCGGCCAGGAAGGCGCCGCCCAGCGCTACTACCAGGTTGGCTACCAACTCGCCTACGAAGCCGACCCCCACGGCCACGCCGCCTGGATGATGCGCGCCCTCGCCCACCAGGCCCTCAGCCTCAAACAGTCCCACCACTGCGTCGACCTCGTCGAAGGCGCTCTCGCCCGCGGTCTCGGCCATGTCGACGGCCAGACCGAAGCCCTCCTCCACATCACCCACGCCCGCGCCTACGCCGCCATTGGCGAGAAACCTGCCGCAGCCCGCGCCCTCCTCGCAGCCGAAGACGCCCTCCTCCGCGACGACGGGCCGCAGCCCAGCTACTCCCGCGTCAGCGGCCCAGCCGCCGGCACCGTCGCCAGCCACACCGCACGTACCCTGACCGACCTCGCCGACCACATCGGCACCGAACAACAGCACCGCGACGCCCTCATCCGCTGGGACCCTCAGAAGTACAAGCGCGTCCATGCCCTCACCTACGCCGACCTCGGCGACAGCCTCGCCGCCCAGGCCCGCGCCGACGAGGCCGTCGCCGCTTGGTCGCAAGCCCTGACCCTCATGGAAGGCATGACGTCCGACCGGACGCGCAAGGCGATCACATCGCTCAGATCCACTCTCGCCGTCTACCAGCGGCGCAAAGTGCCGGGCGCAGCCGAACTCGCCCGCCGCGCACGAGAAGCACTCGCCTAA
- a CDS encoding regulator — protein sequence MTERPPHHTPNRQLAALIAEAGFSNAGLARRVDQLGIEHGLDLRYDKTSVTRWLRGQQPRGTTPALIAEVFTRRLGRRLSAQDLGLDACAPVYAGLEFASVPTEAVDIVSGLWRKDSGSHAELRKIAFTPAGLVVPSRDWLIGRPDERVAHGDQSVEDRVPLQGRPLAVPRQRQTERVDRVQGSRVTSGDIAALRSVGELFRALDHAYGGGHARQALVRYLEHEAEPMLRGTYGEAVGRRLFAAAADLTRLAGWTSYDIAAHGLAQRYFVQALRLSQAAGDRAYGAYVLVTMSRQAVYLGHGREAVQLARVAQQGVGSSVPPTVQALLHAAEARGHGVLGEVRACTAALARAERSLESARPGDDTPYWARFFDEAQLADELAHCHRDLQQYRAASQHAERSLQLRAAGFARSRLFCRVVLATARLGLGELEQACTLGAEAALQASEMRSVRAHEYVRDFERRLEPYRDAAAVRGYRERVAALG from the coding sequence ATGACGGAACGACCCCCGCACCACACGCCCAATCGGCAGCTCGCCGCGCTCATCGCCGAGGCGGGCTTCTCCAACGCAGGGCTGGCCAGACGGGTTGATCAACTGGGCATCGAGCACGGCCTCGACCTGCGCTACGACAAGACCTCGGTGACGCGTTGGCTGCGCGGGCAGCAGCCCAGAGGCACCACCCCCGCCCTGATCGCGGAGGTCTTCACCCGCCGGCTGGGGCGCCGGCTGTCCGCCCAGGACCTCGGCCTGGACGCCTGTGCGCCGGTGTACGCGGGGCTGGAGTTCGCCTCGGTCCCGACCGAGGCGGTGGACATCGTCAGCGGGCTGTGGCGCAAGGACTCCGGCAGCCATGCCGAGCTCCGCAAGATCGCGTTCACCCCGGCCGGGCTGGTGGTGCCGAGCCGGGACTGGCTGATCGGCCGGCCCGACGAACGGGTCGCGCACGGCGACCAGTCGGTCGAGGACCGGGTGCCCCTCCAGGGCCGGCCGTTGGCGGTGCCCCGGCAGCGCCAGACCGAGCGGGTGGACCGCGTCCAGGGCAGCCGGGTCACCTCCGGCGACATCGCGGCGCTGCGCTCGGTCGGTGAGCTGTTCCGCGCCCTGGACCACGCCTACGGCGGCGGCCACGCCCGTCAGGCGCTGGTGCGCTATCTGGAGCACGAGGCCGAGCCGATGCTCCGCGGCACCTACGGGGAGGCGGTCGGCCGCCGGCTGTTCGCGGCCGCCGCCGACCTGACCCGGCTGGCCGGCTGGACCTCCTACGACATCGCCGCGCACGGCCTGGCGCAGCGGTACTTCGTCCAGGCGCTGCGGCTCTCCCAGGCAGCCGGGGACCGGGCGTACGGCGCCTACGTCCTGGTGACGATGAGCCGGCAGGCGGTCTATCTGGGCCACGGCAGGGAGGCCGTCCAACTGGCGCGCGTCGCCCAACAGGGCGTCGGCAGCAGCGTCCCGCCCACGGTGCAGGCGCTGTTGCACGCCGCCGAGGCGCGCGGCCACGGTGTGCTGGGCGAGGTCCGGGCCTGCACGGCCGCGCTGGCCCGCGCCGAACGGTCCCTGGAGAGCGCCCGCCCCGGGGACGACACCCCGTACTGGGCGCGCTTCTTCGACGAGGCACAGCTCGCCGACGAGCTCGCGCACTGCCACCGCGATCTTCAGCAGTACCGCGCCGCCTCCCAGCACGCCGAGCGCTCCCTGCAACTGCGCGCCGCCGGGTTCGCCCGCAGCCGGCTGTTCTGCCGGGTGGTGCTGGCCACCGCGCGGCTGGGCCTGGGCGAGCTGGAGCAGGCGTGCACCCTGGGCGCCGAGGCGGCCCTGCAGGCGTCCGAGATGCGGTCGGTGCGGGCGCACGAGTACGTCCGGGACTTCGAGCGCCGGTTGGAGCCCTATCGGGACGCCGCGGCGGTGCGCGGCTACCGGGAGCGGGTGGCGGCCCTGGGGTGA
- a CDS encoding NUDIX domain-containing protein, producing MPIDPADEGTTVAQPTTDDQPKALKPALDSMTLLVAAVIVHDKATNRVVLLQRSQNAKFAQGMWDLPVGKSEPGEPITETAVRELYEETGLTVKPESLKVAHIIHGAWGVEAPNGFLTVVFAAHDWTGEPENREPRKHAQVRWVDVDAIPENFVETTSSALQRHLAGGPEVSLDGWR from the coding sequence ATGCCCATCGACCCGGCCGACGAAGGGACCACCGTGGCTCAGCCGACAACCGACGATCAGCCCAAAGCGCTCAAGCCCGCCCTCGACTCCATGACCCTGCTGGTCGCCGCCGTCATCGTCCACGACAAGGCCACCAACCGCGTCGTCCTCCTCCAGCGCAGCCAGAACGCCAAGTTCGCCCAGGGCATGTGGGACCTCCCCGTCGGCAAAAGCGAACCCGGAGAACCGATTACCGAGACCGCCGTCCGCGAGCTCTACGAGGAGACGGGGCTAACGGTTAAGCCAGAGTCCCTGAAGGTCGCCCACATCATCCACGGCGCCTGGGGCGTCGAAGCCCCCAACGGCTTCCTCACCGTCGTCTTCGCCGCCCACGATTGGACCGGCGAACCCGAAAACCGCGAACCGCGCAAGCACGCACAGGTCCGCTGGGTCGACGTCGACGCCATCCCCGAGAACTTTGTCGAAACCACCTCAAGCGCTCTACAGCGGCATCTCGCGGGAGGCCCGGAGGTCTCCCTTGACGGCTGGCGATAG
- a CDS encoding DUF4191 domain-containing protein, which translates to MARKANSTGAGGAENPGRLKQIALTYKMTRRVDSKVGLVVAGTGIVVFGVLLTIGFLIGHPVYAGVLGFVLAFLAMAIIFGRRAERAAFGQMEGQPGAAAAVLENVGRGWTVTPAVAMNRSQDVVHRAVGKAGIVLVGEGNPNRLRGLLAAEKKRMARTVADAPVHDVIVGDGDGQVPLKKLRTHLLKLPRVLPGAQVTAVNDRLRALGDLMSNMPVPKGPIPGRGMRGHSPRG; encoded by the coding sequence ATGGCGAGGAAGGCAAACTCAACCGGCGCTGGCGGCGCTGAGAACCCCGGGCGACTGAAGCAGATCGCCCTGACCTACAAGATGACCCGTCGGGTCGATTCCAAGGTCGGTCTTGTCGTCGCTGGCACGGGCATCGTCGTCTTCGGCGTGCTCCTCACCATCGGCTTCCTGATCGGCCACCCCGTCTACGCGGGCGTCCTGGGCTTCGTCCTGGCGTTCCTCGCGATGGCGATCATCTTCGGCCGGCGCGCGGAGCGGGCGGCCTTCGGGCAGATGGAGGGCCAGCCCGGTGCGGCGGCCGCCGTCCTGGAGAACGTCGGCCGCGGCTGGACGGTGACCCCCGCGGTCGCGATGAACCGCAGCCAGGACGTGGTGCACCGCGCCGTCGGCAAGGCCGGCATCGTCCTGGTCGGCGAGGGCAACCCGAACCGGCTGCGCGGCCTGCTGGCCGCCGAGAAGAAGCGGATGGCGCGCACCGTCGCGGACGCCCCGGTGCACGACGTCATCGTCGGCGACGGCGACGGCCAGGTCCCGCTCAAGAAGCTCCGCACCCACCTGCTGAAGCTCCCGCGCGTCCTCCCCGGCGCCCAGGTGACGGCCGTCAACGACCGCCTGCGCGCCCTCGGCGACCTGATGAGCAACATGCCCGTCCCGAAGGGGCCGATTCCTGGGCGTGGCATGCGAGGACACTCGCCGCGAGGATGA
- a CDS encoding SCO2195 family GlnR-regulated protein, with protein MEAAPLRATARPIPSVTGALRAIEAVLLRGGQRTARRNAWTSVLEDRRRAKDRYDAEYVLEAAATGRPHAT; from the coding sequence ATGGAGGCCGCGCCGCTTCGCGCCACCGCCCGCCCCATCCCCTCCGTCACCGGTGCCCTGCGTGCCATCGAGGCCGTCCTGCTCCGCGGCGGCCAGCGCACCGCCCGCCGCAACGCCTGGACGTCGGTCCTGGAGGACCGCCGCCGCGCCAAGGACCGGTACGACGCCGAGTACGTCCTGGAGGCCGCGGCCACCGGCCGTCCGCACGCCACGTAA
- a CDS encoding DNA-directed RNA polymerase subunit alpha codes for MLIAQRPSLTEEVVDEFRSRFVIEPLEPGFGYTLGNSLRRTLLSSIPGAAVTSVRIDGVLHEFTTVPGVKEDVTDLILNIKQLVVSSEHDEPVVMYLRKQGPGVVTAADIAPPAGVEVHNPDLVLATLNGKGKLEMELTVERGRGYVSAVQNKQVGQEIGRIPVDSIYSPVLKVTYKVEATRVEQRTDFDKLIVDVETKQAMRPRDAMASAGKTLVELFGLARELNIDAEGIDMGPSPTDAALAADLALPIEELELTVRSYNCLKREGIHSVGELVARSEADLLDIRNFGAKSIDEVKAKLAGMGLALKDSPPGFDPTAAAFGADDSADAGFMGTEQW; via the coding sequence ATGCTGATTGCTCAGCGTCCCTCGTTGACCGAAGAGGTCGTTGACGAGTTCCGCTCCCGGTTCGTCATCGAGCCGCTGGAGCCGGGCTTCGGCTACACCCTCGGCAACTCTCTCCGCCGCACCCTCCTGTCGTCGATCCCTGGCGCTGCTGTCACCAGCGTCCGCATCGACGGTGTCCTGCACGAGTTCACCACCGTGCCCGGCGTCAAGGAAGACGTCACCGACCTGATCCTCAACATCAAGCAGCTCGTCGTCTCCTCCGAGCACGACGAGCCGGTCGTGATGTACCTGCGCAAGCAGGGCCCCGGCGTCGTCACCGCCGCGGACATCGCGCCGCCGGCCGGTGTCGAGGTGCACAACCCCGACCTGGTCCTGGCCACGCTGAACGGCAAGGGCAAGCTGGAGATGGAGCTGACCGTCGAGCGCGGTCGCGGCTACGTCTCCGCCGTCCAGAACAAGCAGGTCGGCCAGGAGATCGGCCGGATCCCGGTCGACTCGATCTACTCGCCGGTGCTCAAGGTCACGTACAAGGTCGAGGCGACCCGTGTCGAGCAGCGCACCGACTTCGACAAGCTGATCGTCGACGTCGAGACCAAGCAGGCGATGCGTCCGCGCGACGCCATGGCCTCGGCCGGCAAGACCCTGGTGGAGCTGTTCGGCCTCGCCCGTGAGCTGAACATCGACGCCGAGGGCATCGACATGGGCCCGTCCCCGACGGACGCCGCGCTCGCCGCCGACCTGGCGCTGCCGATCGAGGAGCTGGAGCTCACCGTCCGCTCCTACAACTGCCTCAAGCGCGAGGGCATCCACTCCGTGGGTGAGCTCGTGGCGCGCTCCGAGGCGGACCTGCTCGACATCCGCAACTTCGGCGCGAAGTCGATCGACGAGGTCAAGGCGAAGCTGGCCGGCATGGGCCTGGCCCTGAAGGACTCGCCCCCCGGGTTCGACCCGACCGCCGCCGCCTTCGGCGCGGACGACAGCGCGGATGCGGGCTTCATGGGGACCGAGCAGTGGTGA
- a CDS encoding FAD-dependent oxidoreductase — MLRTASAVDVVIVGAGPAGLAAARHLTGAGLTVTVLEATSRVGGRSVTDEVDGFRLDHCGRPLAVSPTALRRTPGLAELPLRPFGAGLSLHNGQRTHRVSPLRSTRGALSAARALTRADRRTERSATAPPPDRPVSDALAGRPAFPPRTHDTFLRPLLGALLCDPRLLGSSRGAAQVLRAFAEGRLTLPAGGACAVPELLAAGLPPGTVRTSVTVTAVDTNGVGTREHGRIPCRAVLVATGARDAARLLPGLRLPAFHPVTVLHHTASAPAGARGGPGRDTALILPTDGPVGFSYLAGAIDPSRTPPGRPLVTTVVLGAAAALPLDALDKTVRPQLDRIYGMRGDDWQLLTGHHDPYAVPAMAVPHDPQRAVRVLSGLYVCGDHRDTSTLQGALRSGHRAARALLQDFGLPARPESDAVRAAA; from the coding sequence GTGCTGCGCACCGCATCGGCCGTCGACGTCGTCATCGTGGGGGCCGGGCCAGCCGGTCTCGCCGCCGCCCGCCATCTGACCGGGGCCGGGCTCACGGTCACCGTCCTGGAGGCCACGTCGCGGGTCGGCGGCCGGTCCGTCACCGACGAGGTGGACGGCTTCCGCCTGGACCACTGCGGCCGCCCGCTGGCGGTCTCACCGACCGCCTTGCGCCGGACACCCGGCCTGGCGGAGCTGCCACTGCGCCCGTTCGGGGCCGGCTTGAGCCTGCACAACGGCCAACGAACCCACCGCGTCAGCCCGTTGCGGAGCACAAGGGGCGCACTCTCCGCGGCGCGCGCCCTCACGCGCGCCGACCGCCGCACCGAGCGTTCCGCCACCGCCCCGCCGCCCGACCGCCCGGTCAGCGACGCGCTGGCCGGCCGCCCGGCGTTCCCGCCGCGCACCCACGACACCTTCCTGCGGCCGCTGTTGGGCGCGCTGCTGTGCGATCCCCGGCTGCTCGGCTCCAGCCGGGGCGCCGCGCAGGTGCTGCGGGCGTTCGCCGAGGGGCGGTTGACGCTCCCGGCGGGCGGCGCCTGTGCCGTCCCCGAACTGCTGGCGGCCGGCCTGCCGCCGGGCACGGTGCGGACGTCGGTGACGGTCACGGCCGTCGACACCAACGGGGTCGGCACCCGCGAGCACGGCCGGATACCGTGCCGGGCGGTGCTGGTGGCGACCGGCGCGCGGGACGCCGCCCGCCTCCTGCCCGGGCTGCGGCTGCCCGCCTTCCACCCGGTGACGGTGCTGCACCACACCGCGTCCGCCCCCGCCGGCGCCCGCGGCGGCCCCGGCCGGGACACCGCGCTGATCCTGCCCACGGACGGCCCGGTCGGCTTCAGCTACCTGGCCGGCGCGATCGACCCGTCGCGCACCCCGCCCGGCCGCCCGCTGGTCACCACGGTCGTCCTCGGCGCCGCCGCGGCGCTGCCCCTGGACGCCCTCGACAAGACCGTCCGGCCGCAGCTCGACCGGATCTACGGGATGCGGGGCGACGACTGGCAGTTGCTGACGGGCCATCACGACCCGTACGCGGTGCCCGCGATGGCCGTCCCGCACGACCCGCAGCGCGCGGTGCGGGTGCTGTCCGGGCTGTACGTCTGCGGCGACCACCGGGACACCAGCACGCTCCAGGGGGCGCTGCGCTCCGGCCACCGCGCCGCCCGCGCGCTGCTCCAGGACTTCGGCCTGCCGGCCCGCCCGGAATCGGACGCGGTGCGGGCGGCGGCGTGA
- the lipB gene encoding lipoyl(octanoyl) transferase LipB: protein MTAISRGETPAPEGLRFVRLGFGADAVEYEPAWQEQRRIHAARFADEIPDTCLLLEHRAVYTAGRRTSDDERPLDGTPVVDVDRGGKITWHGPGQLVGYPIQKLPRPVDVVAHVRRLEEALIRVCADFGVEGTRVEGRSGVWVLGDPVEQRPALGGLQLDFDPRATDELFDPRLNGPEYAPSNAGQRREDRKLAAIGIRVAKGVTMHGFALNVNPDTTSFDKIVPCGIRDAGVASLSSELGREITIAEVLPVVEKHLRDVLENAELLPRAL from the coding sequence GTGACTGCGATCTCTCGGGGGGAGACCCCCGCACCCGAGGGGCTGCGCTTCGTCCGTCTGGGCTTCGGCGCGGACGCCGTCGAGTACGAACCGGCCTGGCAGGAGCAGCGCAGGATCCACGCCGCCCGCTTCGCCGACGAGATCCCCGACACCTGCCTGCTCTTGGAGCACCGGGCCGTCTACACGGCGGGGCGGCGCACCTCCGACGACGAGCGGCCGCTGGACGGCACCCCGGTCGTCGACGTGGACCGCGGCGGGAAGATCACCTGGCACGGCCCCGGCCAACTGGTCGGCTACCCGATCCAGAAGCTGCCGCGCCCGGTCGACGTGGTCGCACACGTGCGCCGGCTGGAGGAGGCCCTGATCCGGGTCTGCGCCGACTTCGGCGTCGAGGGCACCCGCGTCGAGGGCCGCAGTGGCGTGTGGGTCCTGGGCGACCCGGTCGAGCAACGGCCGGCCCTGGGCGGCCTCCAGCTCGACTTCGACCCGCGGGCCACCGACGAGCTCTTCGACCCGCGGCTGAACGGCCCGGAGTACGCGCCGTCCAACGCCGGCCAGCGCCGCGAGGACCGCAAGCTGGCCGCCATCGGCATCCGCGTCGCCAAGGGCGTCACCATGCACGGCTTCGCCCTCAATGTGAATCCGGACACCACCTCGTTCGACAAGATCGTGCCCTGCGGCATCCGGGACGCCGGTGTCGCCTCGCTCTCCAGCGAGTTGGGCCGCGAGATCACCATCGCCGAGGTCCTCCCGGTCGTCGAGAAACACCTGCGGGACGTCCTGGAGAACGCCGAGCTCCTCCCGCGCGCGCTCTGA
- the glnA gene encoding type I glutamate--ammonia ligase, with protein MFQNADDAKKFIADEDVKFVDVRFCDLPGVMQHFTIPAAAFDPSEDLAFDGSSIRGFQAIHESDMALRADLSTARVDPFRQEKHLNINFFIHDPITGEQYSRDPRNIAKKAEAYLASTGIADTAFFGPEAEFYVFDSVRFETSANQGFYHIDSEAGAWNTGAREDNRGYKVRYKGGYFPAPPVDHFADLRAEISLELEKSGLQVERQHHEVGTAGQAEINYKFNTLLAAADDLMLFKYIVKNVAWRNGKTATFMPKPIFGDNGSGMHVHQSLWQGGQPLFYDEQGYAGLSDTARYYIGGILKHAPSLLAFTNPTVNSYHRLVPGFEAPVNLVYSQRNRSAAMRIPITGSNPKAKRVEFRAPDPSSNPYLAFSALLLAGLDGVKNKIEPAEPIDKDLYELAPEEHAGVPQVPTSLPAVLDALEEDNEYLQQGGVFTSDLIETWIDYKRTNEIAPIQLRPHPHEFELYFDI; from the coding sequence ATGTTCCAGAACGCCGACGACGCGAAGAAGTTCATCGCGGATGAGGACGTGAAGTTCGTCGACGTCCGTTTCTGCGACCTGCCGGGCGTGATGCAGCACTTCACGATCCCCGCCGCGGCGTTCGACCCGAGCGAGGACCTGGCGTTCGACGGTTCGTCGATCCGCGGCTTCCAGGCGATCCACGAGTCCGACATGGCGCTGCGCGCGGACCTGTCGACGGCCCGTGTGGACCCGTTCCGCCAGGAGAAGCACCTCAACATCAACTTCTTCATCCACGACCCGATCACGGGCGAGCAGTACAGCCGCGACCCGCGCAACATCGCCAAGAAGGCCGAGGCGTACCTCGCCTCCACCGGCATCGCGGACACCGCGTTCTTCGGCCCGGAGGCGGAGTTCTACGTCTTCGACTCGGTCCGCTTCGAGACCTCCGCGAACCAGGGCTTCTACCACATCGACTCCGAGGCCGGCGCCTGGAACACCGGTGCCCGCGAGGACAACCGCGGCTACAAGGTCCGCTACAAGGGCGGTTACTTCCCGGCCCCGCCGGTCGACCACTTCGCCGACCTGCGCGCCGAGATCTCCCTGGAGCTGGAGAAGTCCGGCCTCCAGGTCGAGCGCCAGCACCACGAGGTCGGCACCGCCGGCCAGGCGGAGATCAACTACAAGTTCAACACCCTGCTCGCCGCCGCCGACGACCTGATGCTGTTCAAGTACATCGTCAAGAACGTCGCCTGGCGCAACGGCAAGACCGCCACCTTCATGCCCAAGCCGATCTTCGGCGACAACGGCTCCGGCATGCACGTCCACCAGTCCCTGTGGCAGGGCGGCCAGCCGCTCTTCTACGACGAGCAGGGCTACGCGGGTCTGTCGGACACCGCCCGCTACTACATCGGCGGCATCCTCAAGCACGCCCCGTCGCTGCTGGCGTTCACCAACCCGACCGTGAACTCCTACCACCGCCTGGTCCCCGGCTTCGAGGCCCCGGTCAACCTGGTCTACTCGCAGCGCAACCGCTCCGCCGCCATGCGCATCCCGATCACGGGCTCCAACCCGAAGGCCAAGCGCGTCGAGTTCCGCGCCCCGGACCCGTCGTCCAACCCCTACCTCGCCTTCTCGGCCCTCCTCCTCGCCGGCCTCGACGGCGTCAAGAACAAGATCGAGCCGGCCGAGCCGATCGACAAGGACCTCTACGAGCTCGCCCCGGAGGAGCACGCGGGCGTCCCCCAGGTCCCGACCTCCCTCCCCGCGGTCCTCGACGCCCTCGAAGAGGACAACGAGTACCTCCAGCAGGGCGGCGTCTTCACCTCCGACCTGATCGAGACCTGGATCGACTACAAGCGCACCAACGAGATCGCCCCGATCCAACTCCGCCCGCACCCGCACGAGTTCGAGCTGTACTTCGACATCTAA
- the lipA gene encoding lipoyl synthase, translated as MSAVAPDGRKMLRLEVRNSQTPIERKPEWIKTRAKMGPEYNHLQGLVKSEGLHTVCQEAGCPNIFECWEDREATFLIGGDQCTRRCDFCQIDTGKPQALDRDEPRRVAESVQTMGLKYATITGVARDDLEDGGAWLYAETVRQIHAAMPDTGVELLIPDFNAIPEQLAEVFSSRPEVLAHNVETVPRIFKRIRPGFRYERSLDVITQSREAGLVTKSNLILGMGETREEISQALADLHEAGCELITITQYLRPSVRHHPIERWVKPQEFVELKEEAEEIGYAGVMSGPLVRSSYRAGRLYQQAIERREVEASSQAV; from the coding sequence GTGTCCGCAGTCGCACCCGACGGACGCAAGATGCTGCGCCTGGAGGTCCGCAACAGTCAGACCCCCATCGAGCGCAAGCCCGAGTGGATCAAGACCCGGGCGAAAATGGGTCCCGAGTACAACCACCTCCAGGGCCTGGTCAAGAGCGAGGGCCTGCACACGGTCTGCCAGGAGGCGGGGTGTCCCAACATCTTCGAGTGCTGGGAGGACCGCGAGGCGACCTTCCTCATCGGCGGTGACCAGTGCACCCGCCGCTGCGACTTCTGCCAGATCGACACCGGCAAGCCGCAGGCGCTGGACCGCGACGAGCCCCGCCGGGTCGCCGAGTCCGTGCAGACCATGGGCCTGAAGTACGCCACCATCACCGGCGTCGCCCGCGACGACCTGGAGGACGGCGGCGCCTGGCTCTACGCCGAGACCGTCCGCCAGATCCACGCCGCGATGCCCGACACCGGCGTCGAGCTCCTCATCCCCGACTTCAACGCGATCCCCGAGCAGCTCGCCGAGGTCTTCTCCTCCCGTCCCGAGGTGCTGGCCCACAACGTCGAGACGGTCCCGCGGATCTTCAAGCGGATCCGCCCCGGCTTCCGCTACGAGCGGTCGCTCGACGTCATCACCCAGTCCCGCGAGGCCGGCCTGGTCACCAAGTCCAACCTGATCCTGGGCATGGGCGAGACCCGCGAGGAGATCAGCCAGGCGCTGGCCGACCTGCACGAGGCGGGCTGCGAGCTGATCACGATCACCCAGTACCTGCGCCCCTCCGTGCGCCACCACCCCATCGAGCGCTGGGTCAAGCCCCAGGAGTTCGTGGAGCTCAAGGAGGAGGCCGAGGAGATCGGCTACGCCGGCGTCATGTCCGGCCCGCTGGTCCGCTCCTCCTACCGCGCCGGCCGCCTGTACCAGCAGGCGATCGAGCGGCGCGAGGTCGAGGCGTCCAGTCAGGCGGTTTGA